The Burkholderia pyrrocinia genomic sequence CCGACGCGCTGCAGCAGGCGTTCGTTCAGCTTTTGCTCGAACGCGGCTACGCGAAGGCGACGATTCGCGAGATCGCGGCCGTCGCGGGCGTCAGCATCGGCACCTTCTACGAGTATTTCGGCGACAAGCAGAGCCTCGCGGCGCTCTGCATCCACCGGTATGTGCTGGCGATGGCCGACCGGCTGCGCGATGTGGCGCAGCGGCTGCGCGGCGCGCCGCGGGCCGAACTCGCCGTGGCGCTCGTCGACCTGCAGGTCGACGCGATCGGCGCCGACGCCGCGCTGTGGAGCGCGTTCTTCGCGCTGGAGCGGCAGGTGTCGCCGCTCGCCGCATACCGCCGGCATTACGACGCATATGTCGCGCTGTGGCGCGACGCGCTCGCGCACGCGGCCGATCCGCCGCCGGCCGCGCGGCTCGACGGGCTCGCACGGATGGCGCATACCGTCTGCTACGGCGGCCTCTCGCAGGCATTGCTGACGCTCGGGCCCGCGCTCGACTTTGCCGCGCTGCGTGGCGAGCTGCGGGCCGTGCTGCTCGCGTATCTGGCGGCGGCGGGCGCGTAGCATCCCTTACGGGTAATGCCTGATTCGCATGTCAGGCCGGCAGGCTGGCCTTGCCGCTGCGTGCTTCATACCTTG encodes the following:
- a CDS encoding TetR/AcrR family transcriptional regulator translates to MPPRHVQVPAPPGQPAAQPAPALRRRPRQSRAQASSDALQQAFVQLLLERGYAKATIREIAAVAGVSIGTFYEYFGDKQSLAALCIHRYVLAMADRLRDVAQRLRGAPRAELAVALVDLQVDAIGADAALWSAFFALERQVSPLAAYRRHYDAYVALWRDALAHAADPPPAARLDGLARMAHTVCYGGLSQALLTLGPALDFAALRGELRAVLLAYLAAAGA